In Antennarius striatus isolate MH-2024 chromosome 8, ASM4005453v1, whole genome shotgun sequence, a single window of DNA contains:
- the stox2a gene encoding storkhead-box protein 2 isoform X2, with the protein MKKNRSGNLRRAWPSSELTERPLEHNLSRSEKDIRVQKQHLPPPPPPHFSPSPPSYRAPGDVSPISMSPISQSQFIPLGEILCLAISAMNSAHKPVNQEALVEHLTASFPGVPTPSSEVLRHTLNMLVRERKIYPTPEGYFIVTPQTYFITPSLIRTNNKWYHLDDRLPERQPQPSQQQQQQQQQQQQQQQCTSPQSGNVTPSTPGCLRERPPRKNHSDSYNSYREDSSRQHPPPLQSKSPKEHRGDSYQNKQPKDHKSGDPPPGTSTKEHRGEPPSYPHPPLPTSPPAQQLLPQDVADKSKSITSFPYKTDTLTKKKEGSGGSGGGSGEKQSKRFGLRLFRLSFKKDKMRQLATFSAQFPPEEWPLRDEDVPTTPIPREVEMEIIRRINPDLTVENVARHTAVMKRLEEERMQKNKAGSSAQHSARSRRGRGHRRAPHGKSRSHSKPRTSRGDPSEGSNWDLLFMERDYRFFSHSLVRSPREAMYTLERRRSGGATYLVHSNPNITESYCPVTPEWDVSGELAKRRTEMPFPEPSRGTCQSRVQRSHSHNQDRKSRHERSDQAKERSRSMDNSLKGPSLGAPEDFEPSLEERSHYYTDDGTLRATQKSSHYSRIMFSAAKFHSDFNVPDLGKGSLDESRIRSTMERNKSRDSLPTYNELMGLSPKPSTDEYFQCNTSNETILTAPSPQAKSEYDTLTSSGGLRKGSPADRQTPHLTSPHTMEYKEDLSAAKGQNGSVRLTPSQTPEPVQNARLTPHQHNVDPGGGGGSMVIKRKEIFSKDTLFKPPHNALSTGYVDSSYTKSGTLRKASHAKSTEALDNPEPQQPSNSASSSASPAVLQGCLEPTVPSASFDYYNVSDDEEEEEAEEDSHKELAKAEDNKDHGEGGGNGGGGGVGGEGTMQWLLEREKDHDLQRKLETNLTLLSPKETENSSSQKSAHSARLDSMDSSSVTVDSGFNSPRTRESLASNTSSIVESNRRQNPALSPGHIGTSSIGLPFSFRAIPEPPTTQPEKLQKSSNCLASITSV; encoded by the exons ATGAAGAAGAACCGGAGCGGCAATCTGCGGCGGGCTTGGCCCAGCTCGGAGCTCACGGAGCGGCCGTTGGAGCACAACCTCTCCCGTAGCGAGAAAGACATCCGCGTTCAGAAGCAGcatcttcctccccctcctcctcctcatttctCTCCGTCCCCGCCAAGTTATCGCGCTCCAG GTGACGTGTCTCCAATCAGTATGTCGCCCATCAGCCAGTCACAGTTCATCCCTCTGGGGGAGATCTTGTGCCTGGCCATCTCTGCTATGAACTCTGCCCACAAACCAGTCAACCAGGAGGCTCTGGTGGAGCACCTCACTGCCAGCTTCCCAG GCGTGCCTACACCCAGCTCAGAGGTTCTACGACATACCCTGAACATGCTGGTGCGAGAGAGAAAGATCTACCCCACCCCTGAGGGCTACTTCATTGTCACCCCCCAGACCTACTTTATCACCCCTTCCCTCATCAGAACCAACAACAAGTGGTATCACCTGGACGATCGGCTACCAGAGCGACAACCACAACCgtcacagcagcaacaacaacagcagcagcagcagcagcaacaacaacaatgcacCTCTCCTCAGTCCGGCAACGTCACGCCATCCACACCCGGCTGCCTGAGAGAGAGGCCTCCCCGCAAGAATCACAGTGACTCATACAACTCCTATCGCGAAGACTCATCCAGACAGCATCCCCCTCCGCTCCAAAGTAAGTCTCCTAAGGAACACAGGGGAGATTCCTATCAAAATAAGCAGCCCAAGGACCACAAGAGCGGAGATCCTCCACCAGGCACCTCAACCAAGGAGCATCGCGGCGAACCGCCATCGTACCCTCATCCCCCTCTTCCCACTTCCCCTCCTGCCCAGCAGCTGCTGCCTCAAGATGTTGCTGATAAGAGCAAAAGCATCACTTCTTTCCCTTATAAAACTGACACTCTGaccaaaaagaaagaaggaagtggTGGTAGCGGCGGTGGGAGCGGCGAGAAGCAATCCAAAAGGTTTGGTCTCAGGCTATTCAGGCTGAGTTTCAAGAAGGACAAAATGAGACAGCTGGCCACCTTCTCAGCACAGTTCCCCCCAGAGGAGTGGCCCCTCCGTGACGAGGATGTGCCGACCACGCCCATTCCCCGCGAGGTGGAGATGGAAATAATTCGTCGAATCAACCCCGACCTGACAGTGGAGAATGTGGCGAGGCACACGGCGGTGATGAAGAGGCTGGAGGAAGAGCGCATGCAGAAGAACAAGGCGGGGTCTTCGGCCCAGCATAGCGCACGCAGCCGGAGGGGGAGGGGACACAGGAGAGCCCCGCATGGTAAGTCCCGTTCACACAGCAAGCCCAGAACCTCCAGGGGAGACCCGTCTGAGGGGTCAAACTGGGACCTCTTGTTCATGGAAAGGGATTACCGCTTCTTCAGCCACTCGTTAGTCCGCTCGCCTCGGGAGGCCATGTACACCTTGGAACGCAGGCGGAGCGGAGGCGCCACGTACCTGGTCCACAGCAACCCCAACATAACCGAATCGTACTGCCCGGTTACCCCCGAGTGGGATGTGTCAGGGGAACTGGCCAAGAGACGGACAGAGATGCCCTTCCCCGAGCCGTCGCGCGGGACGTGCCAGTCTAGGGTGCAGAGAAGTCACAGTCACAATCAGGACAGGAAGTCGCGTCACGAGAGGTCGGATCAAGCTAAGGAACGCTCTCGGTCCATGGACAACTCACTCAAGGGCCCGTCGTTGGGGGCACCAGAAGACTTTGAACCCAGTCTGGAGGAGCGTAGTCATTACTACACCGATGACGGCACCCTTCGCGCCACGCAGAAGTCCTCCCACTACTCAAGGATCATGTTCTCCGCTGCTAAGTTCCACTCTGATTTTAATGTGCCTGATTTGGGGAAAGGGAGTTTGGACGAGTCGAGGATCCGGAGTACGATGGAGAGGAACAAAAGCAGAGACAGCTTGCCGACATACAACGAGCTAATGGGACTTTCTCCTAAGCCCTCAACAGATGAGTACTTCCAGTGCAATACGTCAAATGAAACAATCCTAACTGCCCCTTCGCCTCAGGCAAAATCAGAATATGACACATTAACCTCATCAGGGGGACTCCGAAAGGGCTCTCCGGCTGACCGTCAAACGCCTCACCTCACCTCTCCCCACACGATGGAGTACAAAGAGGACTTGTCGGCAGCAAAGGGACAGAATGGCTCGGTACGATTGACGCCGAGCCAGACGCCAGAGCCGGTGCAAAACGCCCGCTTGACGCCACACCAACATAACGTCGATCCCGGAGGGGGAGGAGGCAGTATGGTGATCAAGAGGAAAGAGATCTTCAGCAAGGACACTTTGTTTAAACCTCCACACAATGCCTTGTCCACAGGCTACGTGGACAGCAGCTACACCAAGTCCGGCACATTGCGGAAAGCCTCACATGCCAAATCAACAGAGGCCCTAGACAATCCTGAGCCCCAGCAGCCTTCCAATTCAGCCAGTTCCTCAGCGTCCCCTGCAGTTTTACAAGGCTGCTTAGAGCCAACTGTCCCCTCCGCCTCCTTTGACTATTATAATGTAtcagatgatgaggaagaggaagaggcagaggaggacTCGCACAAAGAGTTGGCAAAGGCAGAGGATAACAAAGACCACGGGGAGGGGGGTGGTAACGGTGGAGGCGGTGGCGTTGGCGGGGAGGGAACCATGCAGTGGCTACTGGAGCGGGAGAAGGACCACGATCTGCAGCGGAAACTGGAGACCAACCTGACCTTACTCAGCCCCAAGGAGACGGAGAACAGCAGCAGCCAGAAGTCGGCCCACTCCGCCCGGTTGGACAGCATGGACAGCAGCAGTGTCACAGTGGACAGCGGATTCAATTCCCCCAG GACACGTGAAAGCCTTGCATCCAACACATCCAGCATAGTGGAAAGCAATAGACGGCAGAATCCGGCGCTGAGCCCCGGCCACATCGGCACCAGTAGTATCGGACTGCCATTCAGCTTTCGCGCCATCCCAgaaccccccaccacacagCCTGAGAAGCTCCAGAAATCATCGAACTGCCTGGCCTCCATCACAAGTGTCTAA